In Prunus dulcis chromosome 1, ALMONDv2, whole genome shotgun sequence, the following are encoded in one genomic region:
- the LOC117638046 gene encoding protein SIEVE ELEMENT OCCLUSION B-like isoform X1 has product MLGIAQNAVSKVTSAVTNTAHHIEGELSLFTMSDNKILELIYATHVHDDDSFDVDSLFLVTENIIKRSTQIVDSIVQGTQVHVDTIDEKPPKASFSSPLCTLKSIGCEMSCKPPGEEISHKSTLAILNKVSNYSWESKAVLALAAFALEYGEFWLLAKIHQSDLLAKSVAILKRVPVLLKPADLQKRRQAVVELNVLIKTTLQVIECIFELEKLSTYDPKDVPALAVAMDHIPVDVYWSIITIVACATKITLLTSDEEKHYDLSQFAQKIHYILNKLKIQLLICKKQIEEAETYRKLRKLFQTPAEVMEVFKALIFTKDTVQPIIDGSTNKTVNIDVLRRKYVLLFISTLDISDDDISILKPVYEGTKKEDKYKIVWIPIVEQWTDELRKKFELLRAKMPWYTVQYFAPVAGIRFIKEEWHFKGKPAVVVMNPQGKVENTNALHLIRIHGMKAFPFHKGIEDKITNDREWITPIVNDIHPSIQTWIKEEKFIFFYGGKDNDWIQQFTKKATIIANDPSIKDLKINIELFCVGKSPKGGEDLGVLGRFWNGIESLFFTNVNKQTDTVTKEIQKLLSYKNESGWAVLSKGSTVVVSGHGFTILKVLDDFDTWKTFIKEKGFELAFKAHYEKVIQTMKHCSRLDIPTVAGKVPETMKCPECPRTMETYVSYKCCHTDGPINAHH; this is encoded by the exons ATGCTAGGCATAGCACAAAATGCGGTGAGCAAGGTGACCTCAGCAGTCACCAACACTGCTCACCACATTGAGGGTGAGCTGAGCCTCTTTACCATGTCTGACAACAAAATTTTGGAGCTCATTTATGCAACCCATGTTCATGACGATGACTCGTTCGATGTTGACTCTCTTTTCTTGGTCACTGAAAACATCATCAAGCGTTCAACTCAGATCGTTGATAGCATTGTGCAG GGCACCCAAGTTCACGTTGACACCATAGATGAGAAGCCCCCCAAAGCCAGCTTCAGCTCCCCATTGTGCACTCTTAAGTCCATTGGCTGCGAG ATGTCATGCAAGCCTCCAGGTGAAGAGATTTCCCACAAATCAACACTAGCAATACTTAACAAGGTTTCAAACTATTCATGGGAATCCAAGGCAGTGCTGGCCCTTGCAGCCTTTGCTTTGGAATATGGAGAGTTCTGGCTGCTTGCCAAGATTCATCAATCTGACCTCCTTGCCAAATCTGTGGCAATCCTTAAGCGAGTGCCGGTGCTTCTGAAGCCTGCGGATCTCCAGAAGCGCAGGCAAGCGGTTGTGGAGCTCAACGTTCTGATCAAGACCACATTGCAAGTGATTGAGTGTATCTTTGAGCTGGAGAAGCTTTCTACTTATGATCCAAAGGATGTGCCAGCACTGGCAGTTGCAATGGATCATATCCCTGTGGATGTCTATTGGTCTATCATAACTATTGTAGCTTGTGCCACTAAGATCACCCTTCTCACTAGTGATGA GGAGAAACACTATGACCTGTCCCAATTTGCTCAAAAAATCCACTACATCCTTAACAAGCTTAAGATACAATTGTTGATCTgcaaaaaacaaattg AGGAGGCAGAGACCTATCGAAAGTTGAGGAAACTTTTTCAGACCCCTGCCGAAGTTATGGAGGTTTTCAAGGCCCTGATTTTCACCAAGGATACTGTGCAGCCAATCATTGATGGTTCTACTAACAAAACG GTTAACATTGATGTGCTGAGGAGGAAGTATGTGCTGTTGTTCATCTCCACCCTGGACATTTCTGATGATGACATTTCGATACTCAAACCGGTTTATGAGggaacaaagaaagaggatAAGTATAAGATTGTGTGGATCCCCATTGTGGAGCAATGGACTGATGAGCTACGAAAGAAGTTCGAGCTCTTGCGGGCCAAGATGCCGTGGTACACGGTGCAGTATTTTGCACCTGTAGCCGGCATCAGGTTCATCAAGGAGGAGTGGCACTTCAAGGGTAAGCCTgcagtggtggtgatgaaCCCACAGGGCAAGGTGGAAAACACCAATGCCCTCCACTTGATTCGGATTCATGGAATGAAGGCCTTTCCTTTCCACAAAGGGATAGAAGATAAAATCACAAATGACAGAGAATGGATCACCCCCATTGTGAATGATATTCACCCAAGCATACAGACCTgg ATCAAAGAGGAGAAGTTCATTTTCTTCTATGGAGGCAAAGACAATGACTGGATCCAGCAGTTCACAAAGAAAGCAACCATCATTGCAAATGATCCCTCCATAAAGGACTTAAAGATCAACATTGAGCTGTTCTGTGTTGGGAAGAGCCCCAAAGGAGGGGAAGACCTTGGCGTTCTTGGGCGCTTTTGGAACGGCATAGAGAGCTTGTTCTTCACCAATGTCAACAAGCAAACTGACACTGTGACCAAAGAAATCCAAAAGCTGCTTTCCTACAAAAACGAGAGTGGATGGGCCGTGCTTAGCAAAGGGTCTACCGTGGTGGTGAGCGGTCATGGCTTCACAATCTTGAAAGTGCTTGATGACTTCGACACATGGAAGACCTTCATAAAGGAAAAGGGATTTGAACTTGCGTTCAAAGCACACTATGAGAAGGTTATTCAGACTATGAAGCACTGCAGCCGCCTGGATATCCCAACTGTTGCTGGGAAGGTGCCTGAGACCATGAAATGCCCCGAGTGTCCTCGCACCATGGAGACATATGTGAGCTACAAGTGTTGCCACACTGATGGTCCCATTAACGCACATCACTAA
- the LOC117638046 gene encoding protein SIEVE ELEMENT OCCLUSION B-like isoform X2 codes for MSCKPPGEEISHKSTLAILNKVSNYSWESKAVLALAAFALEYGEFWLLAKIHQSDLLAKSVAILKRVPVLLKPADLQKRRQAVVELNVLIKTTLQVIECIFELEKLSTYDPKDVPALAVAMDHIPVDVYWSIITIVACATKITLLTSDEEKHYDLSQFAQKIHYILNKLKIQLLICKKQIEEAETYRKLRKLFQTPAEVMEVFKALIFTKDTVQPIIDGSTNKTVNIDVLRRKYVLLFISTLDISDDDISILKPVYEGTKKEDKYKIVWIPIVEQWTDELRKKFELLRAKMPWYTVQYFAPVAGIRFIKEEWHFKGKPAVVVMNPQGKVENTNALHLIRIHGMKAFPFHKGIEDKITNDREWITPIVNDIHPSIQTWIKEEKFIFFYGGKDNDWIQQFTKKATIIANDPSIKDLKINIELFCVGKSPKGGEDLGVLGRFWNGIESLFFTNVNKQTDTVTKEIQKLLSYKNESGWAVLSKGSTVVVSGHGFTILKVLDDFDTWKTFIKEKGFELAFKAHYEKVIQTMKHCSRLDIPTVAGKVPETMKCPECPRTMETYVSYKCCHTDGPINAHH; via the exons ATGTCATGCAAGCCTCCAGGTGAAGAGATTTCCCACAAATCAACACTAGCAATACTTAACAAGGTTTCAAACTATTCATGGGAATCCAAGGCAGTGCTGGCCCTTGCAGCCTTTGCTTTGGAATATGGAGAGTTCTGGCTGCTTGCCAAGATTCATCAATCTGACCTCCTTGCCAAATCTGTGGCAATCCTTAAGCGAGTGCCGGTGCTTCTGAAGCCTGCGGATCTCCAGAAGCGCAGGCAAGCGGTTGTGGAGCTCAACGTTCTGATCAAGACCACATTGCAAGTGATTGAGTGTATCTTTGAGCTGGAGAAGCTTTCTACTTATGATCCAAAGGATGTGCCAGCACTGGCAGTTGCAATGGATCATATCCCTGTGGATGTCTATTGGTCTATCATAACTATTGTAGCTTGTGCCACTAAGATCACCCTTCTCACTAGTGATGA GGAGAAACACTATGACCTGTCCCAATTTGCTCAAAAAATCCACTACATCCTTAACAAGCTTAAGATACAATTGTTGATCTgcaaaaaacaaattg AGGAGGCAGAGACCTATCGAAAGTTGAGGAAACTTTTTCAGACCCCTGCCGAAGTTATGGAGGTTTTCAAGGCCCTGATTTTCACCAAGGATACTGTGCAGCCAATCATTGATGGTTCTACTAACAAAACG GTTAACATTGATGTGCTGAGGAGGAAGTATGTGCTGTTGTTCATCTCCACCCTGGACATTTCTGATGATGACATTTCGATACTCAAACCGGTTTATGAGggaacaaagaaagaggatAAGTATAAGATTGTGTGGATCCCCATTGTGGAGCAATGGACTGATGAGCTACGAAAGAAGTTCGAGCTCTTGCGGGCCAAGATGCCGTGGTACACGGTGCAGTATTTTGCACCTGTAGCCGGCATCAGGTTCATCAAGGAGGAGTGGCACTTCAAGGGTAAGCCTgcagtggtggtgatgaaCCCACAGGGCAAGGTGGAAAACACCAATGCCCTCCACTTGATTCGGATTCATGGAATGAAGGCCTTTCCTTTCCACAAAGGGATAGAAGATAAAATCACAAATGACAGAGAATGGATCACCCCCATTGTGAATGATATTCACCCAAGCATACAGACCTgg ATCAAAGAGGAGAAGTTCATTTTCTTCTATGGAGGCAAAGACAATGACTGGATCCAGCAGTTCACAAAGAAAGCAACCATCATTGCAAATGATCCCTCCATAAAGGACTTAAAGATCAACATTGAGCTGTTCTGTGTTGGGAAGAGCCCCAAAGGAGGGGAAGACCTTGGCGTTCTTGGGCGCTTTTGGAACGGCATAGAGAGCTTGTTCTTCACCAATGTCAACAAGCAAACTGACACTGTGACCAAAGAAATCCAAAAGCTGCTTTCCTACAAAAACGAGAGTGGATGGGCCGTGCTTAGCAAAGGGTCTACCGTGGTGGTGAGCGGTCATGGCTTCACAATCTTGAAAGTGCTTGATGACTTCGACACATGGAAGACCTTCATAAAGGAAAAGGGATTTGAACTTGCGTTCAAAGCACACTATGAGAAGGTTATTCAGACTATGAAGCACTGCAGCCGCCTGGATATCCCAACTGTTGCTGGGAAGGTGCCTGAGACCATGAAATGCCCCGAGTGTCCTCGCACCATGGAGACATATGTGAGCTACAAGTGTTGCCACACTGATGGTCCCATTAACGCACATCACTAA